The Desulfobacterales bacterium genome window below encodes:
- a CDS encoding cyclic nucleotide-binding domain-containing protein, with protein sequence MSSSEINNANPSSELEENLEILRQTYFFSGLPLETLKIFAYLCTREKFKKEEYIFKQHEDDGRAFYLISGNASLERSDNSNARQIRDCKAGEFIGSLTLMGEVRRLFSLKATEDTICLVLEREKFGKALQQFPDIMPRIFKAVAKNINTWEERFLSGRGDMCGECLENLGVSLI encoded by the coding sequence ATGAGCTCGTCGGAAATAAATAATGCCAATCCGTCCAGCGAGTTAGAAGAAAATCTGGAAATCTTGCGGCAGACGTACTTTTTTTCAGGGCTGCCGCTTGAAACCCTTAAGATATTTGCTTATCTTTGCACCAGAGAAAAGTTTAAAAAAGAAGAATATATTTTCAAACAACATGAAGACGATGGACGCGCATTCTACCTGATCAGCGGCAATGCCAGTCTGGAGCGCAGCGATAACAGCAATGCCAGACAAATCAGGGACTGCAAAGCCGGTGAGTTCATTGGTAGCCTGACTCTTATGGGAGAAGTTCGCCGGCTCTTTTCCCTTAAAGCCACCGAAGACACCATCTGTCTTGTGTTGGAACGCGAAAAATTTGGCAAAGCGCTGCAACAATTTCCCGATATCATGCCGCGCATTTTCAAAGCCGTGGCCAAAAATATCAATACCTGGGAAGAGCGATTTTTGTCCGGTCGCGGTGATATGTGCGGAGAATGCCTGGAAAACCTGGGAGTCAGCCTTATTTGA
- a CDS encoding ATP-binding protein, which translates to MAKNKISFKLKNNLSELDTLCQKLESFGESIGLSPKFIFETNLALDELFTNIISYGYNDKKVHHITVKIALEDGELIFNIEDDGIPFNPTEVDSPDLGCTIEECKIGGLGIHLAKNLMDEVCYQRCKDKNILTLKKNIEEAQPAKKRVKGST; encoded by the coding sequence ATGGCCAAAAATAAAATAAGCTTTAAACTTAAAAATAATTTATCCGAGTTGGATACCCTGTGCCAAAAGTTAGAAAGCTTTGGGGAGTCGATCGGTTTGTCGCCCAAGTTTATCTTCGAAACTAATTTAGCGCTTGATGAACTGTTTACCAATATTATCTCCTATGGTTATAATGACAAGAAAGTTCACCACATTACCGTTAAGATCGCTCTTGAGGATGGTGAACTCATCTTTAACATCGAAGATGACGGCATTCCGTTTAACCCCACCGAGGTTGATTCACCCGATCTGGGGTGCACAATTGAAGAATGCAAAATTGGCGGATTGGGGATTCATCTCGCCAAAAACCTAATGGATGAAGTTTGTTATCAGCGCTGTAAAGACAAAAACATTTTAACGCTTAAAAAAAATATCGAAGAGGCTCAACCCGCAAAAAAAAGGGTAAAGGGCTCAACTTAA
- a CDS encoding STAS domain-containing protein codes for MEIIEENHGGINIFKLNGRLDSNTSQGFEKKIFQAIDDGSKNMIIDFKDLDYISSAGLRVILKATKALKREEGKMMLCDMQDYVKEVFEIAGFDSFLPIVGTMDDALQGF; via the coding sequence ATGGAAATCATTGAAGAAAACCACGGCGGGATAAACATATTTAAACTCAACGGACGTCTTGATTCCAATACATCCCAAGGATTTGAGAAAAAGATATTTCAAGCCATCGATGATGGCTCCAAAAATATGATTATTGATTTCAAAGACCTTGATTACATTTCAAGTGCTGGTTTGCGCGTTATTCTCAAGGCCACAAAGGCACTTAAACGCGAAGAAGGCAAGATGATGCTGTGTGACATGCAGGATTACGTTAAGGAGGTTTTTGAAATTGCCGGTTTTGACTCTTTTCTGCCGATCGTAGGCACCATGGATGATGCCCTGCAGGGGTTTTAA
- a CDS encoding PqqD family protein has protein sequence MKLFKKKPERPSISRAEALRRIPSKNLQIREEQLDSGEVVIHYPVTIRPFFAGLAKRFGGSEAQIQSRKLQLDALGTSVWALIDGNASVRQLINTFATTHQLEPREAEVAVTQFLRELGRRGLIGMR, from the coding sequence ATGAAATTATTTAAGAAAAAACCGGAACGTCCATCCATCAGCCGGGCGGAAGCGCTGAGGCGAATTCCGTCTAAAAATCTTCAGATACGCGAAGAGCAACTGGACAGCGGTGAGGTGGTTATCCATTATCCGGTAACGATTCGGCCTTTTTTTGCCGGTCTGGCCAAGCGTTTTGGTGGGTCTGAGGCGCAAATACAGAGTAGAAAACTTCAACTGGATGCATTGGGGACGTCGGTCTGGGCCCTGATTGATGGAAACGCTTCGGTGCGGCAGCTGATCAATACGTTTGCCACAACCCATCAACTTGAGCCCCGGGAGGCCGAGGTGGCGGTCACTCAATTTTTAAGGGAGCTTGGGCGGCGGGGTTTGATCGGAATGCGTTAA